The segment CCATTTCAACAACTTCAATTCTAAATCAATACCGAACGGATAGCATCTGTATACCCTTTGGCCATTTGGTCATAATCCCAGCGGCTTATTCGCTCTTTAATATAAGTCTCCATCTTTAAATGTAAGCTTTCATCGGTTAAGATGCAACGTATCCCTTCTGCCAGCTTTTCAGAATTTTTTTCCGGGACAATAAATCCGGTTTTACCGTCCTCCAAAAGACCCCCAACAGCGGCACCTACGGCGTCCGTTGCCACTACTGGGCAACCCTGATTCATTGCTTCGTTAATGACCAAACCCCACGTTTCCTTTACCATTTTAGTGGTAACAGACGGCAATACAAATACGTCGCCGATTGCATAGTAGCGATACAGTTCAGAATTTAACACATAGTCGACAAGAAAAACATCCTGTATGCCTTGTTCACGGATCTCCTTTACAATTTGTACTTTGTAAGTGCCGTCTCCAACAATTAGCAAAGCTGCGTCTACACTTTGCTTCAATTTAACATACGCCTCCACCAAATATTCAAGCCCTTTCTCAGGAGAAATACGGCCCACGTATAAGATCACTTTCTTGTCCCCTATTCCCAATCTTTTTCTTATCAATTTTTTTTCTTCAGAATCGACGGGTTTATTGAACAAAGCATTATTGACAGCCAAAAAACCTACGAATATCTTATTCGGTTTTACGCCGAGCTCGATAAGATATTTTTTGACATGCTCACCGTAAACGATCACTGCGTCTGAATGCGTATAGATATACCGGACTAGAGGAAAGGTAAGGCGATGCACCAAACTGCCGGGATGCATCCATAGCCCTGTCACTAAAATAAAAGGTCTCCCCAGCAACCGAGCAATGAGGTACGTAACAGGCAAAACAAATTTACCATTGATGCATTTGATAAAAACGGAATAGCCCCCGAGAAACAGCCTTGACGGGAGGCCTGAAGTAATGAGAAGTCCTCTGAGCATATTAAATCCCCTTAATTGTATTGCATTAAAACGGCCGAATCCCCGATCGTGTTTTTTTTCAGCATACCATTCGTTCCCTTCTGAAAAAAAATAAAAGTCTGCATTGTGCTGAGACGCTATTTTTTCATATAACCCGACACGATAATGACTGCAAACGTTCGTAATGTAAGCTATTTTCGATGTCATGCCTAAGGCTTCCTCGCATGAATAATTATACTGTCTCCCAAAGTCATAGGTATGACCAGGGCAGGAATCCACAATTTATTTTTGATGTGGATACCATCTGTACGCTCAAGAACAATGTCGAAACCAGCACGTTTGAGCAAGGATGATAAAACTCTAAAATTAAAATCGTGAATGTGTCCATGACCTTGAGGCGCTACTTCGTCGATACCATACATCAAATCGGCATGGGATGCCAATGCCGGGATACCTCCGAAAAACCACTTAATGCGTCTCAATGCAGAAACCATATTGGGCGTGCTGATTAACAAACTGCCGCCTGATTTTAGAACTCGAAAGATTTCAGAAGTAAATTGCCGGCTCGTGTACAGATGTTCAATAATATCACCTGCGATACAGATATCGAGATAATTACTTTCCATGTTGAATGGTTCTTCAAGATTCATCAGTATGTCCGGCATATTCTCTGGATTAACATCTACATTCAGTACTCGGTTAGCGCTTGTATCCACGCCTTCGGATATCGCATAATTTGCTTGTCTTCCTATGATGTTCTCCTTGAGTTTATTAATGGATTGCGCCCCAAAATCAGCAATAACTAAACCGTGCCTCCCACTGACTAAATGGTGAAGCATCGATCGCATAATAAGTCGGCGGGATTGATTATAACGTTCTCCCCATGGAATCATTTCTTTATCCTTATTCTAATTAACAGATATCCAGTCTATTAAGTATCCAAATATTCTCCTAATTGACCCGGTTACTAAAAAGAAGAGTAAATACCTTTTGGGGCAATTACGCCGCGCATACAACCAGAATATTCTTAGGTTACCTCCGCCTTTGATACCAAATAAGTGGTTATAGTAACTTTTCCAACTTTTATTTTTACGGTTTTGCGCGTCTCCGCTTGCACGTGGAAATACAAATATTATGGCATCATAATTACAATATATCTTATAGCCAGATCTATAAGCACGATGCGTAAAATCATAATCGGCCGCTAATTGAGGAAAAGATTCAGAAGAATACATTCCGGTTTTTCTGAATACTTCTGATGGAATGAGCAATCCTCTACCCGGAAAATGAAACACCTCATGAAGGCCTCTATAGTCCTCGGGTTTAAGCACATCTATTAAATAAGTGGAACTTGCCGTTTTCCAATTGATTATTTCGCCACCGAAAAATGGTTGCTTATTATCTGCATCTACCGCAAATGCCCCTAACAAAGCCGTAGGATATTTTTCAGCCCAAAACATCATTTTTTGTAAGAAGTCTTCAGATGCAATGGTATCATCATTAAGAGTTAGAATATAATCAGCATTCTCGCGAAGCGCATATTCCACACCGAGATTGGTCGCGCGTGACCACCAAAGGTTACCGTCACCCTGCAGTACGATCACAGACGGAAAGTCTTTTCGGATCATCTCGCCTGTGCCGTCCGTAGAACCGTCGTCAATAATGATGACTTTAAAATCCTTGTATGATTGTGCGAATAGCGATTCCAGGCAACTATGTGTAAACTGCTTGCGGTTGTGAACGGCAATAATAATATAAATCATCTTACCTTGCATCGGTAACCCCGGTCATCGTTTTGCCCTTAATTGCCGCTAATCCCAGTCCCACAAACAGCCATGAAAGATGCTCAAATCCATATACTAATCCATAGACATTGATGACTAATAGATAACCCAAAGCCAAAACTACATATCCTTTTTCAATATGTAGAAAATCCCCG is part of the bacterium genome and harbors:
- a CDS encoding glycosyltransferase family 4 protein gives rise to the protein MTSKIAYITNVCSHYRVGLYEKIASQHNADFYFFSEGNEWYAEKKHDRGFGRFNAIQLRGFNMLRGLLITSGLPSRLFLGGYSVFIKCINGKFVLPVTYLIARLLGRPFILVTGLWMHPGSLVHRLTFPLVRYIYTHSDAVIVYGEHVKKYLIELGVKPNKIFVGFLAVNNALFNKPVDSEEKKLIRKRLGIGDKKVILYVGRISPEKGLEYLVEAYVKLKQSVDAALLIVGDGTYKVQIVKEIREQGIQDVFLVDYVLNSELYRYYAIGDVFVLPSVTTKMVKETWGLVINEAMNQGCPVVATDAVGAAVGGLLEDGKTGFIVPEKNSEKLAEGIRCILTDESLHLKMETYIKERISRWDYDQMAKGYTDAIRSVLI
- a CDS encoding class I SAM-dependent methyltransferase; amino-acid sequence: MIPWGERYNQSRRLIMRSMLHHLVSGRHGLVIADFGAQSINKLKENIIGRQANYAISEGVDTSANRVLNVDVNPENMPDILMNLEEPFNMESNYLDICIAGDIIEHLYTSRQFTSEIFRVLKSGGSLLISTPNMVSALRRIKWFFGGIPALASHADLMYGIDEVAPQGHGHIHDFNFRVLSSLLKRAGFDIVLERTDGIHIKNKLWIPALVIPMTLGDSIIIHARKP
- a CDS encoding glycosyltransferase family 2 protein translates to MIYIIIAVHNRKQFTHSCLESLFAQSYKDFKVIIIDDGSTDGTGEMIRKDFPSVIVLQGDGNLWWSRATNLGVEYALRENADYILTLNDDTIASEDFLQKMMFWAEKYPTALLGAFAVDADNKQPFFGGEIINWKTASSTYLIDVLKPEDYRGLHEVFHFPGRGLLIPSEVFRKTGMYSSESFPQLAADYDFTHRAYRSGYKIYCNYDAIIFVFPRASGDAQNRKNKSWKSYYNHLFGIKGGGNLRIFWLYARRNCPKRYLLFFLVTGSIRRIFGYLIDWISVN